From one Candidatus Binatia bacterium genomic stretch:
- a CDS encoding type II toxin-antitoxin system HicA family toxin — protein MKRRELIRHLERFGCALLDEGAKHSRYINLADPTRRSTVPRHTEIADLLARKICRQLGVPDPK, from the coding sequence ATGAAGCGGCGGGAATTGATCCGCCACCTCGAGCGTTTCGGTTGCGCGTTGCTCGACGAAGGAGCCAAGCACAGCCGCTACATCAACCTGGCCGATCCCACCCGTAGGAGCACCGTCCCTCGTCACACAGAGATCGCGGACCTGTTGGCGCGAAAGATCTGCCGCCAACTTGGTGTTCCCGACCCGAAGTAA
- a CDS encoding type ISP restriction/modification enzyme yields the protein MYTPQEIVDFILASVEEILHTEFDRTLGDPGVHVIDPFVGTGNFMVNIMRRLPKTRLEDKYRNELHCNEVMLLPYYVAAMNIEHTFYERTGHYEPFPGICLVDTFETAETAQAEFGFFNPENTERVKRQKAAPIFVVLGNPPYNAHQLNENDNNKNRKYQVVDERVRNTYVADSAATNKNALSDVYVKALRWASDRLGNEGIVAYVNNSSFIEDMAFDGVRKHLASDFDALYVLNLGGNVRKNPKLSGTTHNVFGIQVGVSVNLFVRGGKASSRPARIYYHAVPVDWRREEKSHFLGVKAKVSGVEWSVIEPDKKHTWLTAGMRDDFEMLIPIGAKGDLGRSIFRRFGNGVKTNRDTWTYNFDRAQLAANMDRTIGFYNEQLTRWGKLKRRAAKVDDVVAYDDARLKWSRGLIQDLERGNRGEFSEAKIRRALYRPFTTVSLYFDRLFCEEVYAFPEMFPNVASEADNRVICLTDAGSEKPFMVLAADCIADLHLVGAGSGCQCFPFYTYDGEDGARQENIPPSTLLRFQQHYNDGEIARRDIFHYVYAVLHHPEYRARYAANLRRELPRIPLVGKDANIFRAYVEIGRKLADLHVHYERAAEYPLKRVENPELPLDWRVKKTRLSKDKTAIVYNDFLTLAGVPEAAFAYRLGNRSALEWVIDQYQVSTDARSGITNDPNRADEPDYIVKLVGRVITVSLETQKLVAALPVLAV from the coding sequence AGCGTGGAGGAAATCCTGCATACCGAGTTCGACCGCACGCTCGGCGATCCCGGCGTCCACGTCATCGACCCGTTCGTCGGCACCGGCAACTTCATGGTGAACATCATGCGCCGGCTGCCCAAGACCCGGCTCGAGGACAAGTACCGGAACGAGCTACACTGCAATGAAGTGATGCTGCTGCCCTACTACGTCGCGGCAATGAACATCGAGCACACTTTCTATGAGCGGACCGGCCACTACGAACCTTTCCCCGGCATCTGTCTGGTAGATACGTTTGAAACCGCGGAGACGGCGCAGGCGGAGTTCGGTTTCTTCAATCCCGAGAATACCGAGAGAGTCAAGCGCCAGAAAGCCGCGCCGATCTTCGTCGTCCTCGGCAATCCGCCCTACAATGCCCACCAGCTGAACGAGAACGACAATAACAAGAATCGGAAGTACCAGGTCGTTGATGAGCGAGTGCGCAACACCTACGTAGCGGACTCCGCGGCCACGAACAAGAACGCGCTCAGCGATGTCTATGTGAAGGCGCTGCGGTGGGCAAGTGACCGCTTGGGCAACGAGGGCATCGTCGCGTATGTGAACAACAGCAGCTTCATCGAAGACATGGCATTCGATGGCGTGCGCAAACATCTCGCCAGCGACTTCGACGCGCTTTACGTCCTGAATCTCGGCGGAAACGTTCGGAAGAATCCAAAGCTGTCAGGAACTACGCACAACGTCTTCGGCATCCAAGTCGGCGTCAGCGTCAACTTGTTCGTGCGCGGTGGAAAGGCCAGCTCAAGGCCAGCACGCATCTACTATCATGCCGTCCCTGTTGATTGGCGACGCGAGGAGAAATCCCACTTTCTCGGCGTAAAGGCGAAGGTGTCAGGCGTTGAATGGAGCGTGATCGAACCTGACAAGAAGCATACGTGGCTGACTGCCGGCATGCGGGACGATTTCGAAATGCTCATCCCGATCGGAGCCAAAGGCGACTTGGGCAGGTCGATTTTCCGCAGGTTCGGGAACGGCGTTAAGACCAATCGGGACACATGGACCTACAATTTTGATCGCGCTCAGCTTGCTGCAAACATGGACCGGACGATTGGCTTTTACAACGAGCAGCTCACGCGCTGGGGAAAGCTCAAGAGGCGCGCCGCAAAGGTCGATGATGTTGTGGCGTATGACGACGCGAGATTGAAATGGAGTCGTGGCCTCATACAGGATCTGGAGCGCGGCAACCGCGGAGAATTCTCCGAAGCGAAGATCCGGCGCGCACTCTACCGTCCGTTCACCACGGTGAGTCTCTACTTCGATCGCCTATTTTGCGAGGAGGTCTACGCCTTCCCTGAAATGTTTCCGAACGTTGCTTCGGAGGCTGACAATCGCGTCATCTGTCTCACTGATGCCGGTTCGGAAAAGCCATTCATGGTCTTGGCCGCCGACTGCATCGCGGACCTTCATCTAGTTGGCGCGGGGAGCGGTTGCCAATGCTTCCCTTTCTACACCTACGATGGCGAAGACGGGGCACGGCAGGAGAACATTCCGCCCTCGACGCTGCTGCGCTTCCAGCAGCACTACAACGACGGGGAGATCGCTAGGCGGGACATCTTCCACTACGTCTATGCGGTGCTGCATCACCCGGAGTATCGCGCACGCTACGCGGCCAACCTGCGACGCGAGCTGCCGCGCATCCCGCTGGTCGGCAAAGACGCGAACATCTTCCGCGCCTACGTCGAGATCGGCCGGAAGCTCGCCGATCTGCACGTCCACTACGAGCGCGCCGCGGAGTATCCGCTCAAACGGGTGGAGAATCCCGAACTGCCGCTGGACTGGCGTGTGAAGAAGACGCGCCTGAGCAAGGACAAGACGGCCATTGTCTACAACGACTTCCTCACGCTCGCTGGCGTCCCCGAGGCCGCCTTCGCCTACCGGCTCGGCAACCGTTCGGCGCTTGAATGGGTTATCGATCAATACCAGGTGAGCACCGACGCCCGCAGCGGCATCACCAACGACCCGAACCGTGCCGACGAGCCGGATTACATCGTGAAGCTCGTCGGCCGGGTCATCACGGTGAGCCTCGAAACGCAGAAGCTGGTCGCCGCGCTGCCGGTGTTGGCTGTGTGA
- a CDS encoding AAA family ATPase encodes MSESLANGKRLVSVCGKGGTGKTAVTAMMARALVDSRRAGKLLVIDADPALGQLSALGVKADRTMGQIREEIIRTAQQGKKDAKTALVDQLDYMVFEALNELDDFALLAMGRTETLGCYCPVNSLLRNAIEKLSESFDTILVDGEAGLEQINRQVVRRLDILVIVSDPTSRGMETAAAIKSMVEDEKIIECKRMGLVFNRVIGNEALLAQSAKKIGLEVFGFVPHDQEIAAFDLVGKPLTKLPAESAALAAVRGLVENRILT; translated from the coding sequence ATGTCTGAATCGCTCGCCAACGGAAAGAGGCTGGTCAGCGTCTGCGGCAAAGGTGGCACCGGCAAGACCGCGGTCACCGCCATGATGGCGCGCGCCCTCGTCGACAGCCGACGGGCCGGCAAGCTCCTGGTCATCGACGCGGACCCGGCGCTCGGGCAACTCAGCGCCCTGGGCGTCAAGGCGGATCGCACCATGGGGCAGATTCGGGAAGAGATTATCCGGACGGCACAGCAGGGTAAGAAGGACGCGAAGACGGCGCTTGTTGATCAGCTGGATTACATGGTGTTCGAGGCCCTGAACGAGTTGGACGACTTCGCCCTGCTGGCGATGGGGCGGACCGAAACCTTGGGCTGTTACTGCCCCGTGAACAGCCTCCTGCGCAACGCCATCGAGAAACTCTCAGAGAGCTTCGACACGATCTTGGTCGACGGGGAAGCGGGTCTGGAGCAAATCAACCGCCAAGTGGTTCGCCGTTTGGACATCCTGGTCATTGTCAGTGATCCGACATCGCGCGGCATGGAAACCGCCGCCGCGATCAAGAGCATGGTCGAAGACGAGAAGATCATCGAGTGCAAGAGGATGGGTCTCGTCTTCAACCGCGTCATCGGCAACGAAGCGTTGCTGGCACAGTCCGCCAAGAAGATCGGTCTGGAGGTCTTCGGGTTCGTTCCGCATGACCAGGAGATCGCCGCCTTTGACCTCGTGGGTAAGCCACTCACCAAACTGCCGGCAGAATCAGCGGCTTTGGCCGCCGTCAGAGGGCTCGTGGAGAACCGGATCCTGACCTGA
- a CDS encoding carbon-nitrogen hydrolase family protein: MAKHVLGGRESVKVAAVQAAPVFMDKQATVEKACRLIKEAGARHADVVAFSETFIPGYPCFYTGGFDSPTPEWMGYNVALQDNAIVIPGEETEALGDAARQAGCYVVMGCNELDERAGSRTLYNTLLFLGRDGSVLGKHRKLMPTYTERTYWGCGDGADLRVFDTEIGTLGGLICWEHHMILARAAMIELGEEIHVAVWPGTWGAGVRVAEPDTAGTGACDLHPAIREHAFEAGAFVISVSGLMREQDIPRRWEHIKNSPRMNYSWAVGGSTIVGPMGQYLVEPVFNQETILYADCPSSMIKAAKVLFDSIGHYSRPDVLRLEVRRDHVAEPALRTLPRDVLRRIADTFEISEDTLAAIVAELQKPSRG, from the coding sequence ATGGCGAAACACGTGCTCGGCGGCAGGGAATCGGTGAAGGTCGCGGCGGTGCAGGCGGCTCCGGTATTCATGGACAAGCAGGCGACGGTGGAGAAGGCCTGCCGGCTCATCAAGGAGGCGGGTGCACGGCACGCCGATGTGGTGGCCTTCTCCGAAACCTTCATCCCGGGCTATCCGTGCTTCTACACCGGCGGCTTCGATTCGCCGACTCCCGAATGGATGGGCTACAACGTTGCCCTGCAAGACAACGCCATCGTCATTCCCGGCGAGGAGACCGAAGCACTCGGCGATGCAGCCCGCCAGGCTGGCTGCTACGTCGTCATGGGCTGCAACGAGCTCGACGAACGGGCCGGCAGCCGGACGCTCTACAACACCTTGCTCTTCCTCGGCCGAGACGGGAGCGTACTCGGCAAACACCGGAAATTGATGCCGACCTACACCGAACGCACCTACTGGGGGTGCGGCGACGGCGCGGATCTGCGCGTGTTCGACACCGAGATCGGCACTCTCGGTGGGCTCATCTGCTGGGAGCATCACATGATTCTAGCGCGCGCCGCCATGATCGAGCTGGGCGAAGAGATCCATGTCGCCGTGTGGCCCGGCACCTGGGGCGCCGGCGTACGCGTCGCCGAGCCGGACACCGCCGGCACAGGCGCGTGCGATTTGCATCCTGCTATTCGCGAGCATGCGTTCGAAGCGGGCGCGTTCGTGATCAGCGTGAGCGGCCTGATGCGCGAGCAGGACATCCCGCGACGCTGGGAGCACATCAAGAACAGCCCGCGCATGAACTACTCTTGGGCCGTGGGCGGCAGCACGATTGTTGGGCCGATGGGCCAGTACCTGGTCGAGCCGGTGTTCAACCAGGAGACCATCCTGTACGCCGATTGCCCGAGCAGCATGATCAAGGCGGCGAAGGTCCTGTTCGACAGCATCGGCCACTACTCGCGCCCGGACGTGCTGCGGCTGGAGGTGCGACGCGACCACGTGGCCGAGCCTGCGCTGCGGACGCTTCCGCGTGACGTCCTGCGCCGCATCGCGGACACCTTCGAGATCAGCGAGGACACGCTGGCGGCCATCGTGGCGGAGCTGCAGAAACCGTCGCGCGGTTGA
- a CDS encoding type II toxin-antitoxin system HicB family antitoxin has protein sequence MKIKATFVQDGKWWVAWADEVPGALTQGATLEEARENLIDAVHCIQEPVDLTRVPKSKVVVQEIEV, from the coding sequence ATGAAGATCAAGGCAACCTTCGTACAAGACGGAAAATGGTGGGTGGCATGGGCTGATGAGGTGCCTGGAGCGCTGACGCAGGGTGCGACCCTCGAAGAGGCGCGGGAGAACCTCATTGACGCTGTCCATTGCATCCAAGAACCGGTCGATCTCACGCGCGTCCCGAAGAGCAAGGTGGTCGTGCAAGAGATCGAGGTGTGA